The sequence below is a genomic window from Gemmatimonadales bacterium.
GAGGTCGCGCGATTGGGCGGACAGGCGGTCGGGCGGTCCGGCGGTCAGCAGCATTCCGGCGAGCACCGCGCCCGCGAGCCGCAGCACGCTGCGCAAGCGCGGCGCGTCCAGCCCGAGAAGTTGACCGCCCGACCGCCCGACCGCCCGACCGCCTCCGCTACACATTCCGCAGATGGCGGCCCACGCTCACCGAGCTTCCGCCGAGACCGAGGATCACACCGAACACCACAAGCAACCCCATCTGGTCTGGTCGAAAGAACACCAGTCCCGTGAGCGATGCGATGTTGCTGTCCCGGAACAGCAGGTAACCCGCGTAGCAGAGGACGAGGGAGAGGACGCCGCCCAGGAGCCCCTTGAATGCGCCCTCGAGCAGGAAGGGGCCGCGGATGAAGCCGTTGGTGGCGCCGACGAGGCGCATGATCGAGATCTCGCGCGCGCGCTGGAGGACCGTGAGCCGGATGGTGACGCCGATGATCACGACGGCGACCGCGGCAAAGGCGAGCCCGATCATGAGGCCCACGGCGCCGGTGACGTTGCGGAGGCGATCGAGCCGCTCGACCCAGTCGCGCCCGTAGCGCACGTCGTCCACGAACTTGAACCCGCGCAACCGCTGGGCGACGGTGGCCACGCTCCTCGCGTCGCGGTGACCGTCCTTGAGCCGCACCTCGAGCGAGGCGGGGAGCGGGTTCACCTGGAGGTCGCGGTAGGCGTCGCGGAACTCGACCAGCTCCTTCCGCGCGCGGCCCAGCGCCTGGTCCTCGCTCACGTACTGCACGTCGGCCACTTCGGGAAAGGCGGCGATGTCCTGCGAGGCGACGGTGATCGTCTCGGGCGGCGTGCCGCGCAGCACGAAGGCGACGATCTCGACCCGTTCCTCCAGCCCGTGCAGCGCCTGGCGAAGGTTGAGCGTCACCAGCACGAAGAGGCCCACCGTGAAGAGCGCGAAGGCGATGGTGGTGACCGAGAGCCCGGAGAGGAGCGGGGCCCGGCGGAATGACAGGAGCGCCTCGCGGAAGAGCAGCCTCACGCGAGCTCCACCGCGCCGGCCGCGTCCTCGGCGCTGTCGTACACGATGGCGCCCTCGCGCAGCTCGATCGTGCGGTAGTTGGTCTGGCGCACGAGGTCGAGGTTGTGAGTGGCCATGACGATGACGGTGCCGCCGGCGTTGATCTCGCGCAGTATCTGGAAGACGCCGCGGGTGGCGCGCTCGTCGAGGTTGCCGGTGGGCTCGTCGGCGAGAAGTATGGACGGATCGTTCACCAGCGCGCGCGCGATGGCCACGCGCTGCTGCTCGCCGCCGGACAGCTCGCGCGGGTAGGCGCGCGACTTGGCGGCGAGGCCCACCTGCGTCAGCACGCGCATGACGCGGGCGGGGATGGTGTCGCGCCGGGCGCCGGTCACCTCGAGCGCAAAGGCGACGTTTTCGGCGGCGGTGCGGTCGTCGAGCAGGCGAAAATCCTGGAACACGACGCCGAGCCGGCGGCGGAGCTTGGCGATGTCGGAGGCGCGCATGCTGGCGACGGAGAAGTTCGACACCCGGACTTCGCCCTGGGTGGGGCGTTGCTCGGCGAAGAGCAGGCGCATGATGGTGGACTTGCCGGCGCCGCTGTGGCCCGTCAGGAAGACGAATTCGCCCTTGGCGACGTGGAAAGTAACGTCCTTCAGGGCGAGCGCGCCGTTGGGGAAGGTTTTGACGACGTGTTGGAAGCGGATCACGGCCGGAACATACAACGGTGGGCGAGCCCGACGTCAGTGGCTGCCGCCCGCCTGCTCCAGATCCGCGATGATGTCCTCCGCGTCCTCGATTCCGCAGCTCAACCGTAAGAATCCGTCCGGAATGCCGAGCCCCGCGCGCTGCTCCGGCGTGAGCGAGACGTGCGATGTGAGCCGCGGCTCGGAGACGAGGCTCTCCACGCCGGCCAGGCTCGGCGCGTGGATCACCAGCTTGAGCCGATTCAGGAATCGCTCGGCCGCCGCCGCACCGCCCGCGAGCTCCAGCCCAACCATGCCGCCGAACCCATCGAGAATCTCCTTCGCCGCCGCATGATCGGGGTGCGACTCGAGCCCCGGGTAGTGCACCCGCGCGATCCACGGTTGCTGCTCGGCCCACGTCGCCACGGCGAGGCCGTTGGCGTTGTGGCGCTGCATGCGCACCGCGAGCGTTCGAAGGCCGCGGTCCACCAGCCAGACCGCGTGCGGGTCAATCGCCTGGCCCCACATGCGCATCAGGCGATTGATCTCCTCCACGATCTGGCTCGACGCCGCGACGGCGCCGGCGATCACGTCGCTGTGGCCGTTGAGATACTTGGTGGCGCTCGTGATCGCCACGTCCGCGCCATGCTCGATGGGGCGGTAGTTGAACGGGCTCGCGAACGTCGCGTCCACCAGAAGCGCGAGTCCTTCGCCGCGCGCCACCTTGGCGATGGGACGTAAATCGACCACGCGCATCAGCGGATTGGTCGGCGTTTCGACGAAGAAGGCGCGGGTCTCCTTGCGGAGCGACTTGCGCCACTGGCGCGGCTGATCGGGACTCACGTAACTCACCGAAATGCCGAGGCGCCCAAACTCGTGGTCGAAGAGCGCCTGGGTGCCGCCGTAGATCCAGCGGCTCGACACCAGATGATCGCCCGGACGGAGCACGGCGAGGTGCGCGAGCGCCGTCGCACCCATTCCGCTCGAAGTGAAGATCGCGTCCTCACTCCCCTCGAGCAGCGCGTACTTCTTGGCGAGCGCCACCTGCGCCGGGTTGTTGCCGTACCGGCTGTAGATGATGTCGGCCGACGAGCCGACGGGGTTCACGAAGGTGCTGCTCTGGAAGACGGGCGGCGCCACCGGCGACCAGTCGGCGCGGCGATGCGGCGCACCGTGGACCGCGGTGGTCGAGAGGCCGGGACGGCGGCTCACGCGGCGGCGCTCACGCGGGCGGGAGAGAGATCGATTGGAAGCGGTCGCCGTCGCGGCAGGCGAGCCGGAGGTCCAACAGCTCGGCGAGCGCGGCGTCGGTGCGCGGCGCCGGCCACTCGAGCCGCGCGGCCAATTCGAGCGCATCGCAGGCGCCGGGCGCGTCGCCATCGTCGTCGCGCTCGCAATCGGCGCGCAGCGCCGCGAACGCCGCGCGCGCGTCCATCGTCACCCATCCAAGCAAATCAGCGGCGCCGGTGCCGTGGATGCGCGCCGCCACCGCGAGCCGATGGTGCCGGAGCACGTGATCCAGCGCTTCGCGCTGTTCCTCGCGCACGCCGCCCAGCACGAGCACGGGCCCCGCGAGCTCGCCCACGGGCAGCGCCGCGGCGAGCAGCAGCTTGGCCACGATCTCGTCGGCGCAACTGAAGTCGAGCAGGTCGACGCCCGAGAAGTCGAGCACCGCGGTTTCGCAGCCCGAATTCGCGATCGCCGCCTCGATCCGGCTGCGCACCGCGGCACCGGTGGGGCGGGTGACGAGATTCCGGTACGGAGTCGCCACCGCCTCCTGCAGGAGGTGATGCAAGCAGATCGTCTGGATCATGCGCCGGCGTTCATCGGTGTGCTCATTCGCCTTCGGCCTGCTGCGCGGGAATGATCACCTGGACCTGGGCTCCGGGAAAGAAGGGAAGATGCTCGTGCAACGGCACGTCCTCGTCCCACGGGGGCACGATGGAGAGGCGCGCGGTGCCGCTCCGGATGCCGATCTTGCCGTTCCAGCGAGCAAGATAGCGAGTGATGCCCGCGAGGCCCTGGCCTCGGCCCGGATCGCGGAAGCGGCTGGCGCCCTGAATGAGCGCGGCCTCGAGCGCCGCGGCATCGCCCCAGCGGTCGCCGAAGCGCTTGGCCTGCACGCTCTCGAGGGTGCGGCGAAAGCCCACGCCCGCATCGCTCACCGCAATCACGACCACACGCCGCCCGAGCCGCCGCCTGAATGTGTATGCCTGCACCGCCACCCAGCCGCTGGTGCCGGCGTGTTCCACAATATTCTGGCAGCTTTCGGAAAGCGCCATGGCGAAGCCCATCGTCGCCTTGGCCTCGAGGCCGAGCTCGCTCTGCAGGATCCGGCTCGCACCCTCCTGAATCTTGCCGACGATCTGGTGGATGTCTTCCGACCCGCGCACCGGTGTGACGTCGAGCAGCACGTCCGACGGCCCCTGCGCGCGCGGGCGCGGCACCTTGCCATGGATCTCGAACAGGTCGGCCGCGTGCTGGAAGAAACCGGTGCGCGCCCAGTAGCTCCGCACCTCGTCGCTCGCGGGCACGGTGAGGAGCGGCCGCTCCTGCTTGCTCTCGCGGAGCGCCTGGCCGGCCGTGAGGATGCCGAGGAGCCCGTACGGTGAGGCCCATTGGGCGCCGCGCGCATCGAGCAGGAGTCGCGCGCCCGGCGGCCACGCGCCGACGGCGCCGGCGAACTGGTCGAAGCTGCGGTCGTCGAAGTGGGCGGGGACCTCGACGACGCGGGTCACACGGTCACCAGCTCGCCACGGAGGTGGCGCGCGAGGCCACCGGCGCCGCGCAGACCTGCATTGCGGGCCGCGAGCCGGTTCGCCTCGCGCAGCGCGGCTTCGGTGCCGTCGCCGGCCAAGAGCCGCGAGCAGAGCACCGCGCCGAAGACGTCGCCGCAGCCGGTAACGTCCAGCGCGTCGACCTGTGGGGCTGCGATCACGGCGGTTCGCACCGGGCCCGCGTCATGAGTGCGTGGCCCCATTGGCCGGCCCGTTTGCTCGCCCATTACGTACGCCGCGCCACGGCTGCCGAGCGTCACCACCAGGAGCCGCACGCCCGCCCCGAGCACGTCGGCGCTCAACTGCATCGGATCAGACGACGTTTGGCGCATTTCGTCCTCGTTCATCTGCACCACGTCGAAGCAGCCGAACCAGGACGGCGCGTCGGGCAGCGGGCGGAGCACGCGGATGCCGTCCTGGTGCATGCCGAGGAAGAGGCTGTGCAGGTCGGCGTAGATGGGACCGGCAAAGCCGTGGCGGAGTGCCTGCGCGGTGCCGAGCGAGAGCTCGAACCCCGAGATGAAATTCACGTAGAGCGCGTCGAGGTCCCGAACCATGGGGCCCAGCTCCGGCCACGTCCACCCGGGAACGCCGCCGCTCATCCGCTCGCAGCGGCGGTCGCGATCCTGATAGTGCAGCTCGACGCGGTTGTTGGGCGCCGGCACCTCGACGCAGCGGGCGCCGGGCGCGAGCCGGGTCAGGGTGCGCATGAAGGCCGCCGCCTCCGCGCTCAGGTCGCGCCCCACCTTGATGAGCGGCACCAGCTCCCACCCGGGCGGGAGCGCCGCGTCGAATCCGCCCAGCGCGTACGCGATGCCGCCCCACTCCTCGGCCGGAGGCGCGGCGGGGTCGCGGCCGTGGATCCGGTCCCAGACCAGGGACCCGATCACGCCGACCCTAGGCAACGGGAAACTGGTCGCTCGCCCGGCGCGCGGGCGAGACGGCCTGATCGAGAAACGAGCGCGCCGCGCCGTACACGCCCGCGGTCTCGGTGAGCTCGGCCGGCACGATGCGGCACACCGCGACGGCCGGCCTGAACGCGCGCCGCGCGACCTCGCGCCTGAGCGGCACGAACAGGTGATCGCCCGCGTAGGTGACGCCGCCGAAGACCACCACGATCTCCGGGTTGAAGACGTTCACCAGATTCGCGATGCCGGCGCCGAGGAACTTCGCGGTGTCGCTCACGACCTCTTCGGCCAGCTCGTCGCCGTCGTGCGCCGCCTGATAGACGGTCTGCGCGGTGACGAGGTCCAGATTGCCGTCGACGTAGTCGGGCAGCCGGCTCGGGGCGCCCGCCTCAACGGCCTCGACCGCGCGGCGCGCGATGGCCGGGCCCGAGGCGTACGCCTCGAGGCAGCCATAGTTGCCGCACTTGCAGCGGCGGCCGTTGGCTTCGATCGTCGTGTGGCCGATTTCGCCCGCGCAGTCGGAGGCGCCGTGATGCAGCCGGCCATCCACGATGATCCCGCCGCCGATGCCGGTGCCGATCGTGATGCCGATGGCCTGCTGCGCGCCGCGGGCGGCCCCGCGCCACCACTCGCCGAGGGCGGCGCAGTTGGCATCGTTGTCGATGGCGGCGGGAAGGCCGAGGCCCTCCTGCATGCGCTGGCGAAGGGGGAGATTCACCCAGCCCAGGTTCGGAGTGAGTAGGACGACCCCGCGCCGGGTGTCGAGCGGGCCGGGCGCGCCGATGCCCGCGCCGATGAAGCTGGCGCCGGGCACCTCGGCGCGCGTCGCCTCGATCGTCTGGCGCCCGATCGCGACGAGCCGCTTGAGCACCGCATCCGCGCCCTCCTCCGCGCGGGTGGGCTCGCTCCGGAAGTTGCGCAGCTCGGAGCCGTCCTCGGCGACGGCGCCGGCGACGAGATTGGTGCCCCCGATGTCGATGCCGAGGACGTAGCGCATCACTCAACCTGGAGGACGGCCAGAAACGCTTCCTGGGGAATCTCCACGGCGCCGATCTGCTTCATCCGCTTCTTCCCCTCCTTCTGCTTCTCGAGGAGCTTCCGCTTCCGGGTGACGTCGCCGCCGTAGCACTTGGCGAGCACGTCCTTGCGGAAAGCGCTCACCGTCTCGCGGGCGATGATCTTCTGGCCGATGGCGGCCTGGATGGCCACCTGGTAGAGCTGGCGGGGGATCAGCTCCTTGAGCTTCTCCGCCACCTTGCGCCCGTACTCGTAGGCCTTGTCGCGGTGGATGATGACGCTGAAGGCATCAATCTGATCGCCGTTGATCAGCATGTCGAGCTTGACGAGATCCGACTCGCGGAACCCGGACATCTCGTAATCGAGCGAGGCGTAGCCGCGGGAGAGTGACTTCAGGCGGTCGTAGAAGTCGAGCACGATCTCGCCCAGGGGAAACTCGAAGTCGAACTCGACGCGCGCCGGGTCAATGTAGTGCATGCCGCCGTACACGCCGCGCCGGTCCTGGCCCAGCTTCATGATGCCGCCGATGTACTCGGCGGGGGCCATGATGCGCGCCCTTACGTACGGCTCCTCGATCCGCTCGATCGAGGCGGGGTCGGGGAGGTTGGTCGGATTTTCCAGGAGCATCATCGCGCCGTCGGTGCGGTAGACGTGGTACTCCACCGTCGGCACCGTGGTGATGAGGTCGAGGTTGAACTCGCGCTCCAGCCGCTCCTGCACGATCTCCATGTGCAGGAGCCCGAGAAAGCCGCAGCGGAAGCCGAAGCCCAAGGCGGTGGACGACTCGGGCTCGTAGTGCAGGCTTGCGTCGTTGAGCGCGAGCCGCTCGAGCGCGTCGCGGAGCGGCTCGTACTGCTCGGAGTCGGTGGGGTAGAGGCCGGCAAAGACCATCGATTTGACGTCGCGGTAGCCGGGGAGCAGCTCGGCGGCGCGATTGTTGGCGTCGAGGATGGTGTCGCCCACGCGAGCGTCGCGCACGTTGCGGAGGCTGGCGACGACGTAGCCCACCTCGCCCGCCTCGAGCCGCTCAGTGGGCCGCTGGCCGAGCTGGAGGTAGCCGACTTCGTCCACGTGGTGCACGTCATCGGGGTGCGCACCGAAGGCGATCTCCATTCCGGCGTACAGCGCGCCGTCCACCACACGGATGCTGGGGATGGCACCGCGGTAGCGGTCGTAGTACGAGTCGAAGATGAGCGCCCGGAGCGGCGCATCGTCGCGGCCGCGGGGCGGCGGGATGCGCGCGACGATCGCCTCGAGCAGCTCGGGCACGCCGGTGCCCTCCTTGGCCGAGACGGCGAGGATCTCTTCGCGTTTGGCGCCGATCAGGTCCATGATTTCGCGGGCACGCCGCTCAGGCTCGGCCCCCGGAAGGTCGATTTTGTTGAGCACCGGGATGATCTCGAGGCCGGCATCGAGCGCCAGAAAAAGATTCGACAGCGTCTGCGCCTGGATGCCCTGCGAGGCATCGACCACGAGAAGCGCGCCCTCGCAGGCGTTGAGTGAGCGGGAGACCTCGTAGGTGAAGTCCACGTGGCCCGGCGTGTCGATCAGGTTGAGCTCGTACTCCTGCCCGTCGCGCGCCGTGTAGGTCATGCGCACGGCATTCAGCTTGATCGTGATGCCGCGCTCGCGCTCCAAGTCCATGGTGTCGAGGAGTTGCTCGCGCATGAGCCGGCGCTCGACCGTGTTGGTCGCCTCGATCAGGCGGTCCGCGAGGGTCGACTTGCCGTGATCAATGTGGGCGACGATACAGAAATTGCGGATGCGGGACGGCATGCGGGGAATATAAGGGCGGGCGGTCGGCCGGACGGCCGGACGGGGCGACGGGCGGACGGCAACGGCGCGTGCTATGTTCGTGGCGGTCAACCGGGGACATCGATGAGCGAGCCGATCACCGCCAGTTCGCCTGACGGGCTGGCCACCCGACCGCCTGATCGCCCGACCGCCGGCGGCGACGCGCGCGCGTCCGCGGCCATGCTGCTTGTCTGCCTCATTTGGGGCTTCAACTTCAGCATCATGAAGGTCGCGTTCGCCGCGATCCCGGTGCTCGCGTTCTCGGCGCTCCGGTTTGCGGCGGCGAGCGCGGCGCTCGGCTTCGTGCTCTGGCGACGTACCGGCCGGCTCGCCATGCCGGCCGGGGCCGGGCGTCAGCTCGTGCTGCTGGGGCTCATCGGCAACACGGCGTACCAGCTCGCCTTCATGGAGGGGCTCGCGCACACGACGGCGTCCAACAGCGCGCTCATCCTCGCCTCGGTCCCCACGCTCGTCGTGCTGCTTGGGGTGATCCTCGGCGTCGAGCGGCCGTCGGCGGGGATGGTGGCGGGGGTGCTGAGCGCCACGCTCGGTGTGGCGCTGGTGATCGCGGCGCGCGGCGTCGCGTTCGACCGCCGGACGCTCGAGGGCGACCTCCTGACCGTGACGGCCGCCGCGTGCTGGGCCGGCTTCACCGTAGCGGTGCGCCGGCTGCCCAAGTCCATCACGGCGCTCGAGGTCACCACCTTCACCACGATCACCGGCATGCCCGGGCTGGTGCTCGCCGGTGTGCCTGACCTCGTGCGCATGCATTGGGGGCCCGTGCCGGCCGGCGCATGGGCGGCGCTGGGGTACGCGTCGCTGGTCTCGCTGGTGCTCGCGTACCTCATCTGGAACGCGAGCGTGCAGCGGATCGGCAGCAACCGGACCGCGATCTACCTCTGTGTGACGCCGCTCGTGGCGGTGGCCGCCGCGTGGGTGCTCCTGGGGGAGCGCCCGGTGCCGCTGCAGTGGGCGGGCGCGGTGCTCATCATCGCGGGGGTATTGCTCTCACTTCCGCGAGTCGCGCTACCGCGCGGCGGAGGTGCGGGATGACGATGCTCCCGCCCACGACCAGCCCCACCGCAAACACCTCCTGAAACTCATCGTCCGTCATACCCTCCTTCGCGCACCGCACGATGTGGTAGGTGACACAGTCGTCGCAGCGCATCACCAGCGAGGCCACGAGCCCGAGCATTTCTTTTATCTTCGCACCGAGAGCACCGGGCTCGTAGGCTCGGTTGTCGAGTGCGAAGAAGCGCTGGATCGTGAGGTTGCCGCCGCTCAGGATGGCATCATTCATCCGGGTGCGGAACGCGTCGAAGGCGGCAAGGGAGTCAGGCATGGGCAGTGGGCGAATGGGGTAGGGAGAGAAGGTAAGTAGGAAGGCGGTAAGGGCGATAGAGACTGCCTACTCTGCTCCCGTTGCCGCCTTCTCCACGATCTCCTTATAACTCTGCTCTCTCCACTTCGGCCTTTCCGCCCCGTTTCCTATTTCCTGCCCCAGGTAGTAGACCAGTTTCAGAATCCGACTCTCCTTCTCCGCGTTGATCTTGTCCACCGAGTCCGTCACCCGATGGTAGTCCTCGTGGACCCCATTGAAGAAGAAGAGGATCGGAACGCCCTTGCGGGCGAAGTTGTAGTGGTCGGAGCGGAAGTAGAAGCGCTCGGCCGGCCAGCGGTCGTCGATGGCGTGCATGCGGAGCTCGGGGTGCGCGGCGTTCACCCGCTCGAGCGTGGCGCCCAGATCCGAATGCTCCTTGCCGATCGCCACGATGGTGTCCGCCCAGTTGCGGCCGATCATGTCCATGTTGAGATCGGCCACCACGCTGTCGAGCGGCACCGTGGGGTGCTCGCTGAAGTAGCGACTGCCCCAGAGGCCCTTCTCCTCCCCGCTCACCGTGAGAAAGACCGTGGACCGCCGGGGCCGCGCGCCCCGGCGGCTCATCGCCTCGGCCAGCTCGACCACGCCCACCGTGCCCGACGCATCGTCGTCCGCACCGTTGTTGATGCTGTCCGGCTGGCCCGGCGTGATGCCGATGTGATCCATGTGGGCGGAGAAAAGCACGTACTGGTGCTTGAGCACCGGGTCGGTGCCCTCGAGCACGCCGATCGTGTTGGGCGCCATGCGGCTCGAGAGGATCGTCTCGGCGAGGTCGAGCCGTGCGGTGAGCGCCGGCAGGTCTCGCACGACCGCGGTGGTGGCCGCGCGGAGCGCCGCGGGATGAACCCCGACCGCCGAAAGCGCGGGGGCCGCCGCATCTTCCCGCGCCTCGACGACTACCGGGCGCGGAAGCCCCAGATCGACGGTCGTCCGTTCGCTCGCCTGACTCGGAAGCCGGACGGCGAACGCAGTGGGGTCGAGCACGCTCAGGAGCACGATCGCGCGCGGGCCCGCGAGATAGAGCGCGCGGATTGCATCCTCTGCGCCCGCGGGCGTGGCCGCCGCAGCGCTCGCCGCGTTCGGCACCACGAGCACGATCCGCCCGCGCACCGACGCCCGCGCCACCGCATCAGCCGTGAGCCGGCCGCCCACGAGCAGCACGCCACCCGTGAGCGGCTCCGCCCGGGCGTCCCCCTGCACGAGGCGCGCGTCCGCGGTGAACGCTAGCCGCGCCTCGTGCCCACCCGCGCGGAACGTGAGCGCCGAGCGCGCGGGCTCGAAGCGGCGCCGCGTGATGGAGTAGCGCTGGAAGAACGTGCCGCGGTCGCCACCGGGCGCGAGGCCGAACCGGCGGAACTCGCCGGCCACCCACGCGGCGGTCTCATCGAGCCCGCGACTCGGTGTGTCCCGGCCGAGCATCGAGTCGTCGGCGATGATGCCGATGCGATGCTGCACGTCGGCCGGGGTGATCGTGCCGGCGGCGCTGGTGACGGACGGCGCGGTCTGCGCGGCGAGCGGCGCCACGAGAGCCGCGCCGAGCGCGAGCACGGCAACGCCGCGCGCGAGCAGTTGCGCACGCAGATGGGCAGGCCGGTGTGCGCGCCGGCGCTCCTGCGGGGGCGAGGATCGGTGTCCCCTGCGAGGCTTTCGGAATGGCATCGCCGAAAAGATAGCGCGGCGCGCATTGGCTCGCCCCGGGCGCGCGTTGACTCGCCCGTGACGCGCGGATACGTTGCGGCCTGCATGACTGGGTTCGATACCATTTCCGGGCACGCGCGCCTGGATCTCCTCGATCCGCTCGAAGCAGCACGCCTTGGCGGCCTGGAGCTCGTGGCCGACGGAGTCGTCGAAGGCTTTCTCGCCGGGCTGCACCGCTCACCGCGCCGCGGGTTTTCGGTCGAATTCGCCGAGCATCGGATGTACCAACCGGGCGACGAACTGCGCTACGTCGACTGGAAGGTGCTCGGCCGGAGCGATCGGCTCTACGTGAAGCAGTTCGAGGAAGAGACCAACCTGCGCGCGATGGTCGTCTGTGACGCGAGCCGCTCCATGGCCTGGACCGGCGACGCCGCCGCGACGCTGCCCAAGCTCGCCTATGCCCAGCGGCTCATCGCCGCGCTCACGCTGGTGCTCCTCCGCCAGCGCGACGCGACCGGGCTCATTGTCTTCGACGAGGCGGTGCGGTCCATCACGCCGCCACGCGCGCGCCTCGCGCACTGGCGCCAGTTGCTGGCGACGCTCTCGGCGCTCGACGCAGGCGGGGGCACGGCGGCCGAGCCCGCGCTCCGGCGCGTGGTGGAGCAGCTCAGGCGCCGGGGGCTCGTGGTCTTCGTCTCCGACCTGCTGCTCGACCGCGCGCTCGCGCTCAAGGCGCTGCGCTTTCTCCGCCACCGCGGCCACCGGGTCATCGTGCTCCACGTGATGGACCCGGCCGAGGTGACGCTTTCGGGTCCGGCCGAAGCGCGGTTCGAAGATCCGGAGACGCGGGCCGCGGTCGTGCTCCGTCCCCGCGACTGGGCCGCTGTGTATCGCGAGACCGTCGCGGGCGTCATCGCCGAGTGGCGCCTCGCCTGCCGGCGCCACGGTATCGCGTACCACGCGGTGCGCACCGACACGCCGTTCGGCACGGTGCTCCGCCGAATCGCGGCGCAGCCGGCGTGACCAACGGGCTTGTGAGGATGTGATCGGCGGCATGCGCTCGGCATGATCGGATTTCTGCATCCCTGGATGCTGGCGGGGCTCGCGGCGGCGGGCGTCCCGGTTCTGCTGCATCTCCTGCAACGCCGCGAACCGCCCACGGTTCCGTTCCCGGCGGTCCGCTATCTCATCACCGTCACCCAGCAGCACCAGCGGCGGCTCAAGCTGCAGAACTGGCTGCTGCTCGCCGTGCGCACGCTGCTCATCGCGGTCATCGTGCTCGCCGCCGCCGGGCCGACGGTGGCCACCCGCGGCGTGCCGGGCCACGGGCCGAGCGCGCTCGTCCTCGTGGTCGACAATAGCGCGAGCAGTGCGGCGGTGGTGGACGGCACGCCGCGGCTCACGGGACTCAAGGCTGCCGCGCAAGGCGTACTGGCGCGCGCCACGCCGGATGACGCGCTCTGGCTCCTCACGGCGGACGGCGTGCCGCGGCCGGGCGGCGCACCCGCGCTCGGCGAGCTGGTGCGGCGGCTCGAACCGTCGCCGCGACGCATGGATCTGGGCGCGGC
It includes:
- a CDS encoding carboxymuconolactone decarboxylase family protein: MPDSLAAFDAFRTRMNDAILSGGNLTIQRFFALDNRAYEPGALGAKIKEMLGLVASLVMRCDDCVTYHIVRCAKEGMTDDEFQEVFAVGLVVGGSIVIPHLRRAVARLAEVRAIPPR
- a CDS encoding DUF58 domain-containing protein, which translates into the protein MTGFDTISGHARLDLLDPLEAARLGGLELVADGVVEGFLAGLHRSPRRGFSVEFAEHRMYQPGDELRYVDWKVLGRSDRLYVKQFEEETNLRAMVVCDASRSMAWTGDAAATLPKLAYAQRLIAALTLVLLRQRDATGLIVFDEAVRSITPPRARLAHWRQLLATLSALDAGGGTAAEPALRRVVEQLRRRGLVVFVSDLLLDRALALKALRFLRHRGHRVIVLHVMDPAEVTLSGPAEARFEDPETRAAVVLRPRDWAAVYRETVAGVIAEWRLACRRHGIAYHAVRTDTPFGTVLRRIAAQPA
- a CDS encoding M28 family peptidase, with product MPFRKPRRGHRSSPPQERRRAHRPAHLRAQLLARGVAVLALGAALVAPLAAQTAPSVTSAAGTITPADVQHRIGIIADDSMLGRDTPSRGLDETAAWVAGEFRRFGLAPGGDRGTFFQRYSITRRRFEPARSALTFRAGGHEARLAFTADARLVQGDARAEPLTGGVLLVGGRLTADAVARASVRGRIVLVVPNAASAAAATPAGAEDAIRALYLAGPRAIVLLSVLDPTAFAVRLPSQASERTTVDLGLPRPVVVEAREDAAAPALSAVGVHPAALRAATTAVVRDLPALTARLDLAETILSSRMAPNTIGVLEGTDPVLKHQYVLFSAHMDHIGITPGQPDSINNGADDDASGTVGVVELAEAMSRRGARPRRSTVFLTVSGEEKGLWGSRYFSEHPTVPLDSVVADLNMDMIGRNWADTIVAIGKEHSDLGATLERVNAAHPELRMHAIDDRWPAERFYFRSDHYNFARKGVPILFFFNGVHEDYHRVTDSVDKINAEKESRILKLVYYLGQEIGNGAERPKWREQSYKEIVEKAATGAE